CGAGCTCGACAAGATCCGCGCCCGACAAGGCAAGGTCTATCCAATCAACCAACCTTACCTGCGTCATATCAATCGCGACAGTATCGAGCATGTCGCTCGGGCCATCGGTGACGCCAATCCTCTGTGGCTGGATCCCGCGCACGCACAGCAGTCTCGTTTTGGAAAAATGATTGCCCCACCCGCGCTTTTCTACGGAGCGGCCTGGGGTAGTTGGGATCTGCGACGTGGCCAGGGATTGCCTGGAGTTCACGGGCTTCATTCCAGCGATCGTTGGATCTACTATCGCCCCATGTTTGAAGGCGACGTGGTGCATGCCACCAAAGTGCCGGCGTCGATCGAAGAGAAAAAGGGTCGCTGGACAGGTGGTCGTCAGTTCCTGCAAACCGACAATATCCATTTCTACAACCAGAACGACGAGCTGGTCGCCACTTGCGTGATGTCCTTCATCCGCGGTGAACGCGAAGCTGGAAAGTCCAAGGGCAAGTACGCCGACATCGCCAAGGCGCGCTACACGGACGAAGAAATCGAGCAGATCGATCGCGAAATCGCCGCCGAAGAGGTTCGTGGGGCAACGACTCGCTATTGGGAAGATGTACAAGTCGGCGACAAGATGCAGCCGATCGTGCGTGGGCCGCTGACGGTGTCCGACATGATTGCCTGGATGATGGGCATTGGCTCACCTCACATTCGCAGCGGGCAGCACTGGCTCGCCTACCGCAGGCAATCTCCCAAGGTGGCTGTCAAGGACCCCGATACACGCATTCCTCAAGCCGTCGAACGCGTGCACTGGGATCCTTACATGGCTGCCGAGATCGGCATGCCCAACGCCTACGACTACGGTTCGCAACGCGGTGCCTGGGCATCCCACTTCATGACGAATTGGGCTGGTGATGACGGCTGGGTAGCGGAGTGCCATCCGTTCTATCGTGGCATGAACTTTGTCGGGGACACCTTGCGCATTCGCGGTGAAATCACTGCCAAATGGATAGGCAAGAGCGGCATCGGATATGTCGAATGCAAGTTCGACAGCGTCAACCAACGTGGCGACAACATCATGCCGGGCACTGGTGTCATCGCACTGCCACAGCGCGGCAAGCCACTGGGCACGCAAGTGATCGATTGCACGACAGACAAGCCTTGAGCGAGTTCTGCCATGTCTCAGAAGTCCAATGAGAGCAAGCCTCTCGCTGGCGTCCGCGTGCTGGATTTTACGCACGCGGCCGCGGGCCCCTTTGCAAGCATGTTTCTCGCCGACCTGGGGGCTCAGGTCTACAAGATCGAGAAACCCAAGGGAGGTGACGGAGCGCGCACCATGGGTGTCCCCGTTCCCGCACGTGCACCCAACGATTCCGACTATTTCGTGAGTCTGAATCGCAACAAGCAAGGCTTGGCCATTGACCTCACCGCGCCGGAAGGCATCGTGCTGGCTCGCGAGCTCGTCAAGCAGTGCGATGTCGTGCTGGAGAATTTCCGGCCGGGCGTGATGGACCGTCTCGGTCTGGGCTTCGATGCTCTCAAGGCGCTGCGCCCCGGACTGGTCTACGCGTCGATTTCTGCCTTTGGCTCTTCAGGGCCATGGGTGGATCGGCCGGCCAACGACATCATCATGCAGAGCGTGTCCGGGCTCATGGGCATCACCGGAGAAGTGGGCGGCGGGCCCGTGCGCATCGGCGCTCCGATCTCCGACTTCTCCAGCGGCTTGTTCATGCTGTCGGGGGTCCTGGCAGCCTTGTTTGCCAGAGCACAGCATCCAGAGGGGCAGCACGTGGAGGTGGCGATGCTGGAAGCGTCACTGAACATGATGAGCAACTACATCCCTTCTGTGGCTGACATGGGAGCGCAGGTAGCCCGTCTGGGCCGGGGTCACGCGCAGATCGTGCCGTATCAGGCATTCATCTGTGCCGATGGCGAGTACCTGATGATCGGCGCCTTCACACGAGGCTTCTGGGTCAACCTCTGCCATGCCCTTGGACATCCCGAATGGATCACTGATGCCAAGTACGCCACAAACCCCGCACGACTGCAGCACCGCGCCGAGCTCACCGCCAAGCTCCAGGAGATTTTCATCACCCAGCCGCGAACACATTGGACTGAGGTGATCACCAAGGCGGATGTGCCAAACAGCCCTGTCTATGAATTGCACGATGCCATTCACAGCGATCAGGTTCGACATCTGAATTCGCTCATGCCAACGGGATCAGATGAGGCTGCTGTGCGCGTTGTCCGCAACCCAATGCGCGTGAAGGCCTGGGGCGAATACCAGGCAATACGCTCTCCCGGTTTGGGGGAAAACACGCGATCCGTGCTGAAGGAGCTGCTGGGCAAAAGCGATTCCGAGGTCGACTCGCTGGTTCAGCGCAACGTGGTGGTCGACGCCCAATGACGATGGAAGCCACCGATTCCAAGAAAGCAAATCCTATGTCTCACAATCCAACCAAGGCCCAACGTCCAGCCATTCTCTCCGGGCTTCGAGTGCTGGATATCGGCCACCAGTACGCGGCCGCCAACACGTGTGCGATTCTGGCCGATCTGGGTGCAGAAGTCGTTTCCATCGAACACCCACAACGCAGCGCCATTCGAACGATGCTTCCCAAGCGCGATGGGCACTCCATGTGGTGGAAGATTGCCCAGCGCGGAAAGCAGTACGTGACCTTGAATCTGTCGAGTCCGCAAGGACGCGATCTGTTTCTGAAGATCATCAAGGACTTCGACGTGTTGGTGGAGAATTTCCGGCCTGGCACCATGGAAAAGTGGGGTCTGGGTCCGGAAGACCTCGAGAAGGCCGGCGCCAATCTGGCGATGGTGCGCATCAGCGGATATGGTCAAACAGGGCCTTACCGTGAACGCCCAGGCTTTGGCACAGCCGCAGAAGCGATGAGTGGGTTCGCTCACATGAATGGCTTTCCGGACGGTCCGCCCACCTTTCCATCCACCACGCTGGCTGATGGGGTTGCCTCGCTCTTCGGCGTGATCGGAGCACTGGCCGCACGCATGGACAAGGTTCGCAACCCGGACAACCGCAGCGTTGAAGTGGTGGATGTGGCGCTCTTTGAGGGTCTGTTTCGCATCATCCCCACCCAAATTCCCACTTTGCAGCAGACAGGACATGTGCAGACCCGTCCAGGCAACTATCTGGGTGAACACGGCGTTCTGAGAAACACCTATCGCTCCAAGGACGGTCGGTTCTTCATCGTTGCCGCCGTTGGCCCGGATACCATGCGCCGCATTCTGGTGGCAGCCAAGGCCCAGCCAATGGTGGACACCATCGACGCAGGAATCATGCTCGGTCACGACACCAGGACCATTCAGGAATTCCTTGCCGGCTGTGACCAGCACTTGACGCACTGGGCCAGCCAGCGCGACTTCACCGAACTGGAACGCGATCTGATCGATGCAGGCGCCGTGTACAGCACGATCTACAGTGCGGAGGAAATCATGAACGACCCTCACTATCACGCACGAGACGATCTGGTGACCTTGCAGGATCCGGATCTGGGAACCTTCACCATGCAAGGCATCGTTCCCAAGTTCCCTGGTCGCGAGCATCACATACGCCATGCAGGCGGGACACGTGGTGCAGACAATGCGGCGTTCTATGGCCGCGTCGGCCTGACGTCGAGCGATATTGCTCAACTGACCGAGCAAGGCGTCATGTAGCCCACAGTACCGAGACCCCGAGACTCAGCTCGTAGTCTGATTCTCGGGCCATTACCTGCATGACACTGCACAACTAAACCAACGAGACAAACATGTGGAAATCGAAACTCAAGGGGGCACTCGCGGCGTCCCTGTTCATTGTCGGCATGACCGCGCAAGTCGCACAT
The window above is part of the Diaphorobacter sp. HDW4B genome. Proteins encoded here:
- a CDS encoding MaoC family dehydratase N-terminal domain-containing protein, giving the protein MSEASVMEANSEYGKITEVELDKIRARQGKVYPINQPYLRHINRDSIEHVARAIGDANPLWLDPAHAQQSRFGKMIAPPALFYGAAWGSWDLRRGQGLPGVHGLHSSDRWIYYRPMFEGDVVHATKVPASIEEKKGRWTGGRQFLQTDNIHFYNQNDELVATCVMSFIRGEREAGKSKGKYADIAKARYTDEEIEQIDREIAAEEVRGATTRYWEDVQVGDKMQPIVRGPLTVSDMIAWMMGIGSPHIRSGQHWLAYRRQSPKVAVKDPDTRIPQAVERVHWDPYMAAEIGMPNAYDYGSQRGAWASHFMTNWAGDDGWVAECHPFYRGMNFVGDTLRIRGEITAKWIGKSGIGYVECKFDSVNQRGDNIMPGTGVIALPQRGKPLGTQVIDCTTDKP
- a CDS encoding CaiB/BaiF CoA-transferase family protein, whose product is MSQKSNESKPLAGVRVLDFTHAAAGPFASMFLADLGAQVYKIEKPKGGDGARTMGVPVPARAPNDSDYFVSLNRNKQGLAIDLTAPEGIVLARELVKQCDVVLENFRPGVMDRLGLGFDALKALRPGLVYASISAFGSSGPWVDRPANDIIMQSVSGLMGITGEVGGGPVRIGAPISDFSSGLFMLSGVLAALFARAQHPEGQHVEVAMLEASLNMMSNYIPSVADMGAQVARLGRGHAQIVPYQAFICADGEYLMIGAFTRGFWVNLCHALGHPEWITDAKYATNPARLQHRAELTAKLQEIFITQPRTHWTEVITKADVPNSPVYELHDAIHSDQVRHLNSLMPTGSDEAAVRVVRNPMRVKAWGEYQAIRSPGLGENTRSVLKELLGKSDSEVDSLVQRNVVVDAQ
- a CDS encoding CaiB/BaiF CoA-transferase family protein; its protein translation is MSHNPTKAQRPAILSGLRVLDIGHQYAAANTCAILADLGAEVVSIEHPQRSAIRTMLPKRDGHSMWWKIAQRGKQYVTLNLSSPQGRDLFLKIIKDFDVLVENFRPGTMEKWGLGPEDLEKAGANLAMVRISGYGQTGPYRERPGFGTAAEAMSGFAHMNGFPDGPPTFPSTTLADGVASLFGVIGALAARMDKVRNPDNRSVEVVDVALFEGLFRIIPTQIPTLQQTGHVQTRPGNYLGEHGVLRNTYRSKDGRFFIVAAVGPDTMRRILVAAKAQPMVDTIDAGIMLGHDTRTIQEFLAGCDQHLTHWASQRDFTELERDLIDAGAVYSTIYSAEEIMNDPHYHARDDLVTLQDPDLGTFTMQGIVPKFPGREHHIRHAGGTRGADNAAFYGRVGLTSSDIAQLTEQGVM